The Qingshengfaniella alkalisoli sequence AGGTTCTGAGAGCAACCCCCCTCCGCAGCCGATGTCCAGTAAACGCAGGCCTTTGAACGGCGCTTCATTACGCAGATCCCGTCCGAATTCGGTGGCGATCTGGCTTGCGATGTAGTCCAGCCGACAGGGGTTGAGCATGTGCAAAGGTTTGAACTTACCCTTCGGATCCCACCAATCGGCGGCCATGGCTTCGAACTTCGCGACTTCGTCTGGGTCGATGCTGCTGGCAGTGTCGCGTGTCATTGGCGGTCCTTTTCTTCTATCAGGCATATGGCGGGCGGGCTATTGCGCCTATATAGTCGTCTTATGGAACAATTCGCAGGTTCAAAACCGGTTTCCAGCCTTCTGTATCCCGCGCTCAATCCGTTTTCGCAACGGATGCTCGAAGTTGGCGACGGGCACCAGATCTATGTGGAGCAATGCGGCAATCCGGAAGGTTTGCCGGTCGTGGTGTTGCATGGTGGCCCGGGCGGAGGATGCAGCCCGACGATGCGCCGCTATTTCGATCCGGCGGTTTACCGCATCATCCTGTTTGACCAGCGCGGCTGCGGTCGATCCAAGCCGCATGCAAGCGTCGAAGCAAACACGACCTGGCATCTTGTGGCGGATATCGAGCGTATCCGTGAAACGCTGGGGCTGGATCGGTGGATGGTGTTCGGTGGCAGTTGGGGCGCAACGCTTGCGCTGATCTACGCACAGGCCCATCCCGACCGCGTTGCCTATCTCGCGCTGCGGGGGGTGTTTTTGATGACGCAAAGCGAGTTGGACTGGTTCTATGCGGGCGGAGTGGGAAGGTTCTGGCCCGATGTCTGGGAACGATTCGTCGATCCGATTCCCGTATCCGAGCGCGACGACTTGATCGCAGCCTATCACCGGCGGTTGTTCAGCGGTGATCTTGTAACGGAAACACGATTTGCGCGGCTTTGGGCCGGTTGGGAAAACGCGCTCGCGTCCATCGGCAACGACGGTGCAGCGGCCGAGGGTCCCGCGGAATACGCGCGGGCCTTCGCACGGTTGGAAAATCACTACTTCACGAACGCTGGATTCTTGCGGGAGGATGACCAGATTGTGAAGAACATGCACAAGATTCGCCACATTCCGGCGAAGGTCGTGCAGGGACGTTTTGACATGATCTGTCCGCCCATGGCCGCGTGGCGACTGACGCAGAACTGGCCCGGAGCCGAGCTCAAGCTTATCCCTCTGGCGGGTCATGCGCTGTCGGAGCCGGGGATTAGCGCCGAGTTGGTCAAGACGATGGACAGCTTGCGTCGTAAGGGAAACGTGCTGGGGCTTTAGCAGAAATGTGGCAAGGCCTCGATTGCGAGCGCCTGCCGGGTGTCCAAATCCTAAAGCGTTTTCATCTCCGCTTTTCGCGCGTCCGGTTCTGTCAGTGCGGCCAAACGGGATCTCGATGCGGTGATCTGTTTTTTTTCAGGCCCACGACAAGCGATTTAAGCGGGATTCCGTCATTGCCCTGTCGAGCAACGCGTCCTTCGGATCGTGCAAGTTGCGCAGTGGTTGTCCCGCTCCCGGAAGGTTGTCGAATGCGCCCTCTGCTTCCGCTTTACGCATCGCTTCATCAATGACGGAATTGAGTGGATGAGACATGGCCGTGATCCGCTAACGCGTGATCATGAAGTAACCCCATTTAGAACCCGCTCAAGATGGACCTGTACGGAAAGCGGATCATGTCAATCGTGCGACCCACAGGGCGGGTTCTAAGAATGATGGCGGGGCTTGCAAATCGGGAAAGGTCGCCGTATATGGCATTTCAACAGCGGCGCCGAAGGGTCTCCCCCCGAGGCACCACCGGGAAAGATCGACGGGCCGCGCGCCCGTTTTTTTGTGTTTGAAGAAAGCCAGACCATCCTATGAGCGACCTGATCGCAAAAGCTGCAATCGACCGCCGCATGGCCGAGATCATCACACCGGTGATCGAGGACATGGGCTATGAACTGGTGCGCGTGCGCCTGCAGGGCGGCAAGACAAGCACCCTTCAGATTATGGCCGACCGTCCCGAAGGCGGGATCGAGGTCGATGACTGCGCCAAGATTTCAACGGCCGTTTCCGCAGTTCTCGATGTCGAGGACCCTTTGACTGACGCCTATACGCTTGAGGTGTCGAGCCCGGGCATTGACCGTCCGCTGACGCGCCTCAAGGATTTCGACATGTGGCAGGGATACGAGGCCAAGGTCGAAACAACGGAAATGATCGACGGGCAGCGCCGCTTCAAAGGTGAGCTGGCTGGCGTGGAGGGGGACGAGATCCTCATCACCATCCAGCAGAATGGCGAGCCGGTGACCATAGGACTGGAGTTCGAATGGCTTTCGGACGCCAAGCTTGTTTTGACCGACGATCTGATCAAGGAAATGCTGCGCCAGCGCAAGGACGCGGGCGTGGTCGATGAAACCGCTTTTGACGAGATCCAGACCGAGGATCCCGCAACCGAATCCCAGGACGAGGACTGAAACCATGGCAATCACCAGTGCAAACCAGCTGGAGCTGCTGCAAACCGCCGAGGCGGTCGCGCGGGAGAAGATGATCGACCCCGGCCTAGTGATCGAGGCCATGGAAGAAAGTCTCGCGCGGGCGGCCAAGTCGCGTTACGGCGCTGAAATGGACATCCGTGTGTCAATCGACCGCAAGACGGGCCGCGCGACATTCTCGCGCGTGCGGACTGTGGTCGAGGACGAGGAACTGGAAAACTATCAGTCTGAGCTTACAGTTGCGCAGGCCAAGCAGTATCTGGATAACCCCTCCATTGGGGACACGATCGTCGATGAGGTGCCACCGGTGGAGCTGGGCCGCATCGCTGCGCAGTCTGCCAAGCAGGTCATCCTGCAGAAGGTGCGCGAAGCGGAGCGTGAGCGTCAGTACGAGGAGTTCAAGGACCGCGCAGGCACGATCATCAATGGTCAGGTCAAGCGCGAGGAGTACGGCAACATCATTGTCGATATCGGCCGCGGTGAAGCTGTCCTGCGACGCAATGAAAAGATCGGACGTGAAAGCTATCGCCCGAATGATCGCATCCGCGTCTACATCAAGGACGTGCGGCGTGAGCCGCGTGGCCCTCAGATTTTCCTGAGCCGTACCGCGCCAGAGTTCATGGCAGAGCTGTTCAAGATGGAAGTGCCGGAAATCTACGACGGCATCATTGAAATCAAGGCTGTTGCTCGCGATCCGGGGTCGCGCGCTAAAATCGCTGTGATTTCCTATGATAGTTCCATCGATCCCGTTGGCGCTTGCGTTGGCATGCGCGGTAGCCGCGTGCAGGCCGTCGTTAACGAGCTTCAGGGCGAGAAGATCGACATCATTCCGTGGAACGAAGACCAGCCGACCTTCCTTGTAAACGCTTTGCAGCCGGCAGAAGTCAGCAAGGTTGTTCTGGATGAAGAAGCCGAGCGGATTGAGGTCGTTGTGCCGGACGACCAGTTGTCATTGGCGATTGGCCGCCGCGGCCAGAATGTGCGCCTGGCCAGTCAGTTGACTGGTCTTGACATTGACATCATGACCGAGGCGCAGGAAAGCGAACGTCGCCAGAAGGAATTCGCCGAGCGTACCACCCTGTTCATGGAAGCGCTTGACCTGGACGAATTCTTCGCGCAACTGCTGGTGTCCGAAGGTTTTTCCAACCTTGAAGAAGTCGCCTATGTTGAGTTGGACGAGCTTCTGGTTATCGACGGTGTGGATGAGGATACCGCGAACGAGCTTCAAGCTCGCGCCCGTGACTTCATCGAAGCAGTCAACAAGCAGGCCCTGGACAAGGCACGTGAGCTTGGCGTCGAGGACAGTCTGGTTGAATTCGATGGGTTGACACCCCAGATGATCTTGGCGCTGGCCGAGGATGGCGTGAAGACTCTCGAAGACTTCGCGACCTGTGCCGACTGGGAACTGGCCGGTGGCTGGACGACGGTCGACGGGCAGCGGGTCAAGGATGACGGGGTTCTCGAAAAGTTTGATATGGGGCTGGAAGAAGCACAAAACCTTGTGATGACCGCTCGGGTACAACTTGGCTGGGTCGATCCTTCGGAGTTGGAGGCTGACGTCGAGGACGAAGCCCCGGAAACATCGGAGGAAGAAGAGGCCTGATCCAAGGGTCTCGAACCAGATGACCCGAGGTGGACGCATATCCGACCGGACAGAACCGGAGCGCAAGTGCATAGTCACAGGCGAAACGGGCCCGAAATCCGGGCTTATCCGGTTTGTTGTCGGGCCCGACGCGCAGATCGTTCCGGACATTCTGGGGCGCCTGCCAGGGCGGGGAATTTACGTTTCGGCGGATCGGTCGGCTCTTGAGGCTGCTGTCAAGAAGCGTATGTTTGCGCGCGGAGCGAAACAGCAGGTGACCTTGCCGGACGATCTGGTGCGGGACACGGAACTGGGTTTGGCGCACCGCGTCGTGGATTTGATTTCCCTGGCGCGCAAAGCCGGGCAGGCCGTGGCAGGCTATGAGAAGGTCAAGTCCTGGCTGGAAACGGAACGTGCCGCGGTCTTGTTGCAGGCAAGCGACGGATCGGAGCGCGGAAAATCGAAACTTCGTCCGCCGCGAGGGGCCGAACGCCACATTACGACGTTGACAGCGTCTGAATTGGGTTTGGCTTTCGGGCGGGAAAATGTGATACATGGCGCGCTTGCGGGTGGTGGACTCACACAGCGTGTTGTAGAGGAAGCCGCACGGCTATCAGCCTTGCGCGTAAAGCACGGCGGGGAACGCCCCGTCGGGAAGGGTACGACGACCAGATGAGCGATACAGACGGCAAGAAGACACTGGGAGTGCGCGGCGGCGGCTCTCGTTCGGGACAGGTGAAGCAAAGCTTCAGCCACGGCCGGACGAAGAACGTTGTCGTGGAAACCAAGCGCAAGCGCGTTGTGGTTCCCAAGGCCGGTGCAGCAAAATCCGGCGGTGCCGGTGGCGATGCGCGTCGCCCCAAAGGCGCAAGCGATGCAGAGATGGAGCGTCGTCTGAAGGCGTTGCAAGCCGCCAAGGCTCGCGAGGCTGAAGATCAGAAAGAACGCGAAGCAGAAGAACGCCGCCGCGCTGAAGAGCGCGAGCGCCGTCGTGCGGAACTGGAAGCCAAGGAGCGCGAAGAGCGCGAGCGCGAAGAAGCGCTGAAAGCCAAGGCCGAAGAAGACGAACGTCGCAAGCGCGAAGCCGAAGAAACCAAGCGTGCGGACGCCGTCGCAGCGCGGCAACCGAAAGACGAGCCCGCCGCAGCTAACACTGCCGGCCCGGATCAAGCGACGAACGCACCAAATCCCCGCAAGGTCGATAAGGAACGCGACCGCGAACCGCGTCAGCCGAAGAGCAAGGGGCGCGATGACAACCGCCGTTCAGGCAAGCTGACCGTCAACCAGGCTCTGCGTGGCGGTGAAGGTGGTCGCCAGCGTTCAATGGCCTCAATGAAGCGTCGTCAGGAACGTGATCGTCGCAAGGCGATGAGCAACGAGCCACGTGAAAAGGTCGTTCGCGAGGTTCAACTGCCTGAGACGATCGTCGTTCAGGAGCTTGCAAACCGTATGGCCGAGCGCGTCGCCGACGTGGTAAAATCGCTCATGCAAAGCGGCATGATGGTTACGCAAAACCAGTCGATCGATGCTGACACGGCTGAACTGATCATCGAAGAATTCGGCCATCGTGTACAGCGTGTTTCAGCATCTGATGTCGAGGATGTGATTCATGTCGAGCAGGATGACCCAAAGGATCTGAAGGCGCGTCCGCCGGTTATCACGGTGATGGGTCACGTCGACCACGGCAAGACCTCGCTTCTGGACGCAATCCGGAATGCAAAGGTGGTCTCAGGCGAGGCTGGCGGTATCACCCAGCACATCGGCGCGTATCAGGTGAAAACCGATAGCGGCGATATCCTGACATTCCTCGATACACCCGGTCACGCTGCATTTACGTCGATGCGTGCGCGGGGTGCTCAGGTGACGGATATCGTCGTGCTGGTGGTTGCTGCCGATGATGCCGTCATGCCACAAACCATCGAAGCCCTGAACCACGCCAAGGCCGCCGGTGTTCCGATGATCGTCGCGATCAACAAATGCGACAAGCCGGAAGCGAACCCGGATAAGGTTCGCACGGACCTGCTGCAGCATGAAGTGATCGTTGAGAAGATGTCCGGTGATGTGCAGGATATCGAGGTGTCCGCAATCACCGGCAAAGGGCTGGACGAACTGCTGGAAGCCATTGCGCTGCAGGCGGAGATCCTTGAACTGAAAGCCAGCCCGAATCGTTCTGCGCAAGGCGCGGTGATCGAGGCGCAGCTCGATGTGGGTCGTGGTCCAGTGGCGACTGTGTTGGTTCAGAATGGCACGCTCCATCAGGGCGACATCTTCGTTGTGGGCGAGCAATGGGGTAAGGTCCGCGCACTGATCAATGATCAGGGTGAACGCGTGAAGGAAGCCGGTCCGTCTGTACCTGTCGAGGTGCTCGGTCTGAACGGTACGCCAGAAGCTGGTGACGTCTTGAACGTGGTTGATACCGAAGCGCAGGCTCGTGAAATTGCAGAGTATCGCGAGCACCAGGCCAAGGACAAACGGGCGGCGGCTGGTGCTGCAACAACTCTGGAACAGATGCTGGCCAAGGCGAAGGCCGACGAGAACGTCGTCGAACTTCCCATCCTTGTGAAAGCCGATGTTCAGGGTTCCGCCGAAGCCATCGTTCAGGCGATGGAGAAGATCGGTAACGACGAGGTGCGCGTGCGCGTTCTGCACTCCGGTGTAGGTGCGATCACTGAAACCGATATCGGTCTGGCGGAAGCATCCGGTGCTCCGGTGTTCGGGTTCAACGTGCGTGCGAATGCGTCGGCGCGAAACACGGCAAACCAGAAGGGTGTGGAGATCCGGTACTACTCGGTGATCTACGATCTGGTTGATGATGTGAAAGCGGCGGCGTCCGGCCTGTTGTCGAACGAGATTCGCGAACGCTTCATCGGCTACGCCGAGATCAAGGAAGTCTTCAAGGTCTCCGGTGTCGGTAAGGTTGCTGGTTGTCTGGTCACCGAAGGTGTGGCGCGCCGCTCCGCCGGTGTGCGCCTGCTGCGGGACAACGTTGTAGTCCACGAAGGCACGCTGAAGACCTTGAAACGCTTCAAGGACGAAGTGGCAGAGGTTCAGTCCGGCCAGGAATGTGGTATGGCGTTCGAGAACTACGACGACATCCGCCCGGCAGATGTCATCGAGATTTTCGAGCGTGAAGAGGTCGAGCGATCCCTTTAAGTCGGGTTGCTTGAAAGGAAAAAGCCGCGGGCCTTCTGGCACCGCGGCTTTTTTTGTGTGACAGTCACGAAGGTATTAGGGTCAGGGTACTATGCACGAGAGGCACAAAGCCGTCTCGAAACTCCGGTGTCCGTCACATACAGCGCCCACCTTATGGATATCATCGCTGCTTATGGTCTGTTGGTCATCTCATTTTTCTACTTGCCTAGTCATTAGGCACCGATTCGCGGTGAATGGCCAATTTCAAACTTTACGTGGGCAAAAAAACGCCGAACAAGGCTGTCTTAAGGCCAAGTTTCATACAATATGGACCTCCGAGTGATTGGAGAGGCACCATAGGTCAAACCCAATCTCGGATAAATGGAATCAAGGGAATGTCCGCCGCCGGCATCTCATAGTCGCGGAGCCGGTTTGGCCGAACCCAATCCAGCGCCTGCCCTTCCCGGGACTGTACGATTCCTTCCCATTTGCGACAAATGAAGACGGGCATCAGCAAGTGGAAATCGTCGTAACTGTGAGACGCGAAGGTGAGGGGAGCCAGACAACTGTCCCACGTCTCTATCCCAAGCTCTTCGTGCAGTTCACGGATAAGTGCGGCCTCGGGCGTTTCATCGGTCTCAACTTTACCGCCTGGAAACTCCCACAACCCCGCCATGGATTTTCCTTCTGGGCGTTGAGCAAGGAGCACACGCCCGTCACGGTCGACGAGAACAACAGCGGCAACGAGGATCGTCTTCATGACCGATAATCCGCGTTGATGGAAATATAACCGTGGGTCAGATCGCAGGTCCACACTGTGTCGCTGGCTTCGCCGAGGCCGAGGTCCACGTGGATCACGATCTCGTCTGCCCTCATACACGCGACGCCGTCTTCCTCCCGGTAGCTTTCGGCGACCCAGCCATTCTCGGCGACCAATATGTCACCAAAGCGGATGCTCAGCAGATCCCTGTCAGCCTTGGCCCCGGATTTACCGACGGCCATCACTATGCGACCCCAGTTGGGATCTTCTCCAGCAGCGGCGGTCTTGACCAGAGGCGAATTAGCGATGGCTAAAGCGCATCGCCGGGCGTCTTCCGGGCTATCGGCACCGGTGACGGTGACCTCAATAAACTTGGTGGCACCTTCGCCGTCGCGTACAACCTGATGCGACAGGTCGCGCATCACCTTGTGCAGGGCGTCGGAGAAGGCAGCTTCATTGGCGCTACCTGCCACAATGTCATCCCCCGTCTGACCCGTAGCGGCAACCAGAAGCGTGTCGGAGGTCGAGGTGTCGCTATCCACCGTGATTGCGTTGAAGGTTCGGTCTGTCAGTCTGCGCAAAATGGATTGCAGCAGCGCTGTGTCGATCTTCGCGTCGGTGAAAATATAGACCAGCATGGTGCCCATGTCGGGCGCGACCATGCCGGATCCTTTGGCAATACCCGCGATGCGGATTGTGTCCTCGCCCAGTTTGGCCTCTGTTGCCGTGCCTTTGGGAAAGGTGTCTGTCGTCATGATCGCGTGGGCAGCGTCGGAGATGGCGGTGTCAGACAAGGCTTTGGTCAGCTCGTCCAAAACACTCGTGATGCGCTCATGCGGGAGCGGTTCGCCAATTACACCAGTTGACGATGAAAAGACACGCGATTGAGGGATATTCAGGCGGGTTGCGACAGCTTGGGTGATCTCCTGCACAGATTTCTGGCCCGCGCCTCCGGTGAAGGCGTTGGAATTGCCGGAGTTCACGATGATCGCGGCACCATTACGCAGATCGGGCGTCATCGCCAGCTTTTCTTCGCAGTCCAGAACCGGGGCGGAGCGCGTGGCGGAGCGCGTGGTGACGCCTGCGATCGTCGTGCCAGTGCACAGTCTGGCCAGCATGACGTCAGTCCGACCGCGATACCTGACGCCTGCGGCGACAGATGCGAACTCTACACCCGGAATCACGGGAAGATCGGGAAAGCCTCCTTTGGGTGCCAGCGGGGAGACGGCGACCCCGGACTCATCCGGGGTCTCGTTTTTCAGCGCGCGCAGTTGTGCCTGCGCCCGTGCCAGTTTCCGGCGCAGACGCCGGACTTCCAAATCAGCGCGCATAGTATTACCTTATTCGTCGAACAGGTCGCCAGCTGTCAGAAAGCTCGGATCAATCTCTTCCGCAGTAGCGCGGTCGATTTCGGAGCCATCGGTCAGTTCATTCAGGTGCGCTTCGACAGCTTCCTGCTGAATCTGACCGGCCAGTTCGCCGCGAACTTCTTCCAGCGTCGGCGCATCAGCCATGCGGGTTTCGGTCAGTTTGATGACGTGCCAGCCGAACTGGGTTTCGATCGGATCGGACACTTGACCTGGTGCCATCGCCATGACGGCCTGTTCGAATTCCGGCACCATCATGCCCTCGGAGAACCAGCCAAGCTCGCCGCCATTCGGGCCGGATGGGCCAGTCGAGTTTTCACGAGCCAATTCTGCGAAATCCGCGCCTTCATCGAGCTGTGTCTTAAGATCAGCCGCTTCTTCCTCGGTCTCGACCAGAATGTGAGACGCGGAGTATTCCTTCGTCGGCTCCGCATCTGCGTAGGCTTCGTCATATTTCTGCTGAATGGCTTCATCCGTCACGGCGGCAGAGACCACATCTTCAAGAGCGGCGGATGCCAGAACGGCGCGTTCTTCGTTCTTAAGAGCGGCTTTCGTCTGCGGGTCGGGAGAATCAACCTGTTGGGCCAGGAGGGTTTGCTGAATGACCTGATCCAGAAGGCCCGAGAACAGCGCATCCGGCGGCACTTGCTGATACTGTTGCGGCAACTGTGCGCGGATCAGAAGCAGTTGGCCAGCCGTAATTTCATCGCCATTGACGGTAGCCAGTACGGTATCTGCGGTGACGGTGTCCTGCGCTGCGACTTGTCCGGCCAGTCCAAAAGAGAAGACGGGCGCGAGCAAGAGCGTTGAGCGGATCTGCATCATGTATTCCTTGTGTTTGGCCGCACCGATCGGGCGACGTTGACAGTCCAAGACCCGCCCCTTACATCGCCTACTGATCAATGTAACAAGACCGGCCCTTGGCTCGTTACTTATTGCGCGGGGCAGATGTCGGCAAGGTGCGCTTTCTCACGATCGGGTCAGAGGCGCGGCAACGGAGAACACAGTGCTGGGTATCGGAACACTTGCGAAGAAGGTCTTCGGGACGCCGAATGACCGAAAAGTCAAATCGATCCGCCCCCTGGTTCAGAAAATCAACGACTTGGAACCCGAATTTCAGTCCCTTGATGATGAAGGGCTGAAAGCCAAGACGGCTGAACTACAGCAACGGGCGCAAAATGGCGAAAGCCTTGAAGACCTGCTTCCGGAGGCATTTGCCAATTGTCGGGAAGCCGCCCATCGGGCGCTGGGGTTGCGCGCTTTCGATGTGCAGCTCATCGGCGGCATTTTTATGCACCGCGGCAACATCGCCGAAATGAAGACAGGCGAAGGCAAGACGCTTGTCGCGACGTTCCCTGCCTATCTCAATGCGCTGACTGGCAAGGGCGTGCATATCGTCACGGTGAACGATTATCTTGCCAAGCGTGACGCTGAATGGATGAGCAAGGTCTATGCGGCGCTGGGGATGAGCACGGGCGTCGTTTACCCGCAGCAGCCCGAGACCGAGAAGAAAGAGGCATACGCCGCCGACATCACATACGCCACGAACAATGAGCTGGGCTTCGACTACCTGCGCGACAACATGAAAGCCGATCTGGCCCAAATGGCACAGCGCGGGCACAACTTCGCGATCGTGGATGAGGTCGACTCGATCCTGATCGATGAAGCCCGCACACCACTGATCATTTCCGGTCCTGCTCAGGACCGGTCAGAGCTTTATAAGGCCGTCGACACGTTCATCCCCGAACTGACGGAAGAGCACTACGAGCTGGATGAGAAAACCCGTAACGTGACTTTCACCGAAGACGGGAACGAGTTCATCGAGCAACGCCTCTCTGCCTCCGGCCATTTGCCGGAAGGTCAGACACTTTACGATCCCGAATCCACGACGCTTGTCCACCATGTGACCCAGGCGCTGAAGGCTCACAAGCTGTTCCAGAAGGACAAGGACTACATTGTCCGCGATGGGCAGGTTGTTCTGATCGATGAATTCACGGGCCGTATGATGGCCGGGCGGCGCTTGTCTGACGGGCTGCATCAGGCGATCGAGGCCAAGGAGGATGTCGCGATCCAACCCGAGAACGTGACGCTCGCATCCGTGACGTTCCAGAATTACTTCCGACTTTATAATAAGCTGGCCGGTATGACTGGCACAGCTGCAACGGAAGCCGAGGAATTCGCGGAAATATACGGGCTCGGTGTGGTAGAAATTCCGACGAACCGGCCAATCGCACGGAAAGACGAACACGACCAAGTCTATCGCACCGCCAAGGAAAAATTCGAAGCGATCGTGCAGGAGATCAAGGACGCCAACGCAAAAGGCCAACCTGTTCTTGTTGGTACGACGTCCATCGAGAAATCCGAGTTCCTTTCCGAGATGCTCAAGCAGGCGGGCGTGACGCATAACGTGCTGAATGCACGCCAGCACGAGCAGGAGGCCCAGATCGTCGCTGACGCAGGCAAGCCCGGTGCCGTCACGATTGCGACGAACATGGCGGGTCGAGGGACCGACATTCAGCTCGGTGGCAATGTCGAGATGCATGTGCTTGAAGCCCTCAAGGAAACACCCGACGCCGATCCCGAAGAACTTCGTGAGAAATTTACCGCGCAAGTCGCGGAAGCCAAGCAGAAGGTGCTAGAATCCGGCGGCCTGTTCGTTCTGGCCACGGAGCGGCACGAATCTCGACGGATCGACAACCAACTCCGGGGGCGGTCCGGCCGCCAGGGTGATCCGGGGCGTTCGTCCTTCTTCCTGTCGCTTGACGATGATTTGATGCGGATTTTCGGATCCGAGCGGCTCGACAACATGCTTCAGAAGCTTGGCATGAAGGAAGGTGAGGCGATCGTTCACCCTTGGGTGAACAAGTCACTGGAAAAGGCACAAGCCAAGGTCGAGGGCCGCAACTTCGATATTCGGAAACAGCTGCTGAAATTCGACGATGTCATGAACGACCAGCGTAAGGCGATCTTTAGCCAACGTATGGAGATCATGGAATCGGAGGACATCAGCGACATCGCGCAGGACATGCGCCATCAGGTCGTTGACGATCTGGTGGACGAATTCATCCCGCCGAAGACCTATGCAGATCAATGGGATGCCCAAGGCCTCTACGCCGCCGCGATCGAGAAGCTGGGTATTGATGTGCCGGTACTGGAGTGGGTCGACGAAGAAGGCGTTGACGATCAAGTCATCCGAGAGCGGTTGTACAAGGCCTCTGACGAGTTGATGGCCAAGAAGACCGCCGATTTCGGTCCGGAGAATATGCGCAATATTGAAAAGCAGGTGTTGCTGCAGACGATTGACGGAAAATGGCGCGAACATCTTGTAACACTTGAACATTTGCGTTCGGTTGTCGGGTTCCGTGGCTACGCGCAGCGCGATCCGCTGAACGAATACAAGACGGAGTCTTTCGAACTGTTCGAACGCCTGCTGAACGGGCTCCGTGAGGAAGTGACGCAGAAGTTGTCGCAGATCCGCCCGATCAGCGAAGAAGAGCGCGAAGCGATGATGCGCCAGTTCATGGAACAGCAGCGCGCGCTTCAGAAACCTGTCCAGGATCACGCGCAAGCCCGCGCGGCGGGTGAGGCGACGCCGGGCGAGATGGCTGAAGGCTTCGACGAGAACGATCAAACGACTTGGGGTAGTCCCGGACGGAACGATCCATGCCCCTGCGGCTCCGGCAAGAAGTTCAAGCATTGTCACGGTCAATTGGGCTAATCCTTGGCGCGCTGGGTCTTATCGGCCCAGCCGCGTTTGCGCAGGAACTTTGCCCGGAAACGCTGAGCGTTCAACATGATCAGGTGACAGGGATTGCCCTGTTGTCGGTTAGTTCGCCTTGCCGTCCTTATACTCCTGTTGAAATCATGCTTGGCCCGTTCGTGATCAGCGAGGAAACCTCTGACAGGGGGGGAGTGCAGGTGCCGCTTCCGCTGGTAGAAGGGGTATCAGAGGTGCGTGCGCGTTTCGAAGATTCGGTGCTTGGTATG is a genomic window containing:
- the pip gene encoding prolyl aminopeptidase; its protein translation is MEQFAGSKPVSSLLYPALNPFSQRMLEVGDGHQIYVEQCGNPEGLPVVVLHGGPGGGCSPTMRRYFDPAVYRIILFDQRGCGRSKPHASVEANTTWHLVADIERIRETLGLDRWMVFGGSWGATLALIYAQAHPDRVAYLALRGVFLMTQSELDWFYAGGVGRFWPDVWERFVDPIPVSERDDLIAAYHRRLFSGDLVTETRFARLWAGWENALASIGNDGAAAEGPAEYARAFARLENHYFTNAGFLREDDQIVKNMHKIRHIPAKVVQGRFDMICPPMAAWRLTQNWPGAELKLIPLAGHALSEPGISAELVKTMDSLRRKGNVLGL
- a CDS encoding DnaJ family domain-containing protein, translating into MSHPLNSVIDEAMRKAEAEGAFDNLPGAGQPLRNLHDPKDALLDRAMTESRLNRLSWA
- the rimP gene encoding ribosome maturation factor RimP translates to MSDLIAKAAIDRRMAEIITPVIEDMGYELVRVRLQGGKTSTLQIMADRPEGGIEVDDCAKISTAVSAVLDVEDPLTDAYTLEVSSPGIDRPLTRLKDFDMWQGYEAKVETTEMIDGQRRFKGELAGVEGDEILITIQQNGEPVTIGLEFEWLSDAKLVLTDDLIKEMLRQRKDAGVVDETAFDEIQTEDPATESQDED
- the nusA gene encoding transcription termination factor NusA: MAITSANQLELLQTAEAVAREKMIDPGLVIEAMEESLARAAKSRYGAEMDIRVSIDRKTGRATFSRVRTVVEDEELENYQSELTVAQAKQYLDNPSIGDTIVDEVPPVELGRIAAQSAKQVILQKVREAERERQYEEFKDRAGTIINGQVKREEYGNIIVDIGRGEAVLRRNEKIGRESYRPNDRIRVYIKDVRREPRGPQIFLSRTAPEFMAELFKMEVPEIYDGIIEIKAVARDPGSRAKIAVISYDSSIDPVGACVGMRGSRVQAVVNELQGEKIDIIPWNEDQPTFLVNALQPAEVSKVVLDEEAERIEVVVPDDQLSLAIGRRGQNVRLASQLTGLDIDIMTEAQESERRQKEFAERTTLFMEALDLDEFFAQLLVSEGFSNLEEVAYVELDELLVIDGVDEDTANELQARARDFIEAVNKQALDKARELGVEDSLVEFDGLTPQMILALAEDGVKTLEDFATCADWELAGGWTTVDGQRVKDDGVLEKFDMGLEEAQNLVMTARVQLGWVDPSELEADVEDEAPETSEEEEA
- a CDS encoding RNA-binding protein, giving the protein MTRGGRISDRTEPERKCIVTGETGPKSGLIRFVVGPDAQIVPDILGRLPGRGIYVSADRSALEAAVKKRMFARGAKQQVTLPDDLVRDTELGLAHRVVDLISLARKAGQAVAGYEKVKSWLETERAAVLLQASDGSERGKSKLRPPRGAERHITTLTASELGLAFGRENVIHGALAGGGLTQRVVEEAARLSALRVKHGGERPVGKGTTTR
- the infB gene encoding translation initiation factor IF-2: MSDTDGKKTLGVRGGGSRSGQVKQSFSHGRTKNVVVETKRKRVVVPKAGAAKSGGAGGDARRPKGASDAEMERRLKALQAAKAREAEDQKEREAEERRRAEERERRRAELEAKEREEREREEALKAKAEEDERRKREAEETKRADAVAARQPKDEPAAANTAGPDQATNAPNPRKVDKERDREPRQPKSKGRDDNRRSGKLTVNQALRGGEGGRQRSMASMKRRQERDRRKAMSNEPREKVVREVQLPETIVVQELANRMAERVADVVKSLMQSGMMVTQNQSIDADTAELIIEEFGHRVQRVSASDVEDVIHVEQDDPKDLKARPPVITVMGHVDHGKTSLLDAIRNAKVVSGEAGGITQHIGAYQVKTDSGDILTFLDTPGHAAFTSMRARGAQVTDIVVLVVAADDAVMPQTIEALNHAKAAGVPMIVAINKCDKPEANPDKVRTDLLQHEVIVEKMSGDVQDIEVSAITGKGLDELLEAIALQAEILELKASPNRSAQGAVIEAQLDVGRGPVATVLVQNGTLHQGDIFVVGEQWGKVRALINDQGERVKEAGPSVPVEVLGLNGTPEAGDVLNVVDTEAQAREIAEYREHQAKDKRAAAGAATTLEQMLAKAKADENVVELPILVKADVQGSAEAIVQAMEKIGNDEVRVRVLHSGVGAITETDIGLAEASGAPVFGFNVRANASARNTANQKGVEIRYYSVIYDLVDDVKAAASGLLSNEIRERFIGYAEIKEVFKVSGVGKVAGCLVTEGVARRSAGVRLLRDNVVVHEGTLKTLKRFKDEVAEVQSGQECGMAFENYDDIRPADVIEIFEREEVERSL
- the mutT gene encoding 8-oxo-dGTP diphosphatase MutT, which encodes MKTILVAAVVLVDRDGRVLLAQRPEGKSMAGLWEFPGGKVETDETPEAALIRELHEELGIETWDSCLAPLTFASHSYDDFHLLMPVFICRKWEGIVQSREGQALDWVRPNRLRDYEMPAADIPLIPFIRDWV